The following nucleotide sequence is from Salvelinus sp. IW2-2015 unplaced genomic scaffold, ASM291031v2 Un_scaffold1879, whole genome shotgun sequence.
ACAGAAGTCAGGGCATGTTACGGttttgacacatttttgtttaACTGTTCAAGCCCTGATCAAAACAAACACTCGACTTAAGGAGAAAAATGAATATTCTACCTAAAAAGAGCTGGCATGTTCGCAACAAGGACAACGTCGCGCGCGTGCGTCGAGACGAGGCACAAGCCGCAGAAGAGGAGCAAGAGGTCCAACGCCGTGTGGAGCGAGCAGAGCAGGAGGTAACCATAGCAACGTTGCCGCCCCATCCTTAAATTGCAAATTGATACATTCCTCATAGTTGATTTAGCATGGTCTGAAGTGACAACCAAACTTTGTGTGATACAGGAATGTTACGATGTATGACAGGTGCGATTTTGTTAAGAGAAGCGATGTAAAGAGGCATTGTTAAAATAGTATCAAGTCATAAAGGTGCATACAAATGTGTCTATGTACTTTACTATTGCCGTTGAATGTTATGTTGGTAAGTAACCTCTTTGCTGTAGGCYCGAACAGAGCACCTGAGACAAAAGTCACGAGCTGCACTTCAACAGTCTGGAGGATGGAaggatgaaggagagggaggtgagagaggaggggaggggagtggaggagtggtggAACACCTCAATCTATTTCCTCTGGAGGAGTCGTCTGGGAAGAAAGGAAACGCAGAATACCTCAAAGACCAGAAAGATGAAAAGGTGACCTTCCTGTCATTCTGTTATGCTTTTCCCCCTTCACCTGTGTTAAAATCAAGTTTCTTTGTGCACATGGCTACTGGTTTTTGCATCCCGCTCTACATAACAATGTTTACCTTCGTGGGCTTGTTTCTCTCCACTTCAAAGCTTTTCTCTAGTGGATCTAGCCAGCCAATGACAGTGCCTGGTTTATTTAGTCCGGAGCCATTTCTAAACAGAGATCGGACAATTCAGTTTAAGATTTTGAATGTAAATGGGTACCATGTTGGCAATTGAGAATGCATATTGGAATTTAAATATCATGGAGTGTTTGGTGCTAATATGGAAGATTTTTGAACAGATTTAATGGACTGATGCTTATCACGTCAATGGAAGGATCAGAGAATGAGATGTGaataaatgtattgaactttCCAAATAGTAATAGCTGGTCCTGATTTCTCCCATCACAGATCATTACTTTGAATGAGAATATTCGACTTATTCTAATTTTATGGTGATTATTTTGTAGGAGCGTGAGGAGCGTGCTATTGGTCTGCTAGTGTCCCTAGGCCCCCAACCTGGGACAGAGGTAACTCCATGGTACATGAAAACAGGCcatgaagaagagaaagacgaagaaaaggagaaagagaaagacaacaaAGGAAAGAGACTGCCACTCAgtcaagaggagaaggagaagagagacagacgacTGAAAGACATGCTGGACCCCTTGAAAGAGATGAAGAAAGCACTGGCGGTGAAGGATAGAAAAGAACATAAGagtaagaagaaggagaagagggatagaggggagaggagaagcagTGGTGGAGAAAGGTGAGAAGTCTTTATCAAGACTAGGTGTCTTATCTGTATGTCTGGGggtgttttaaaaataaataaatcataagaCCAATTAGCTTTGAcctaaaggggcaatcagcagttgctacatacatttttggatttCTAAATTAATGATGTGTACCAAatcattcttgaagaatataagttataaatgcctcattagcttagtttaactgtcataCCGCATCAGAACTCTGTTTGTAAACCAAGTATATGTAAACAAATACTATATTGCCCCAACTTTGTTATAACTATCATTTTGtgtatggtcagtccttgcatccatagRtctgtctatgaatttgagtggttacatttcttcagcttAGTGCCGAAAAGGGCGGGGTGgctctttgttattgtttcaactccACTTGGATGCATATCCGAGAGACCAAGTACACTGAGCCAAGTGGARAAGTGCACAACCAAGTGTACTGAGCCTCTGGATAAACATGTATGGTTGATGMTAaccacctcttctctcttttctagcTCTATTGAAAGGTTGCGAGCGGAGCGACTgcagagagaggcggaggagaagaggagagcccAGGCCTTGCTGGACCAGAAGAATGGaacagggaaagagaaggagCGARcaagggagacagaggagagggaaatgCCGTACAACAGTGCTTATTTCCCAGAGCTGGCCCGCAAGAGGCAGAGGAAAGACCGCAATGCCTGGAGAGATGGTATCTTTTGAAGTCATACATCATGCAGTCTCATTGTTTGGGCAACAGACACAGAACATTGAGGCATTCAAGATACATTTATTAGTATGTGAAAGACACCGAAGACTTCGACAAGGACTAGAGAGCCTGGAAGGTTATTCagttgtattgttgtgaaatgtgaGCCAGTGCTTTTAGCTTATTCTTGCAGTAACATGGAGTTATGCGTGTAGGCATACACTGTAGGTTGTTGAACTAGTGAAGATGTGTACAAAAATAGCTCAAAATGCTACATTGTTTATTTAAATAACATCTAGGCTATCCTGAGTATCCTAAGCAGATGTATTGATGATTGTTGTCATTGAATGATCAATGTTATTTCTAATGAGGTAGAAAAGAAAGGAAACCAATCAAGAGATTTGGGACAGCTGAGTGTAGTGTTGGTGTCTGTCTGGCACCCTGCTCAAGTGTGAGACAATACAGAGATCATTTTGCTCCACAACACAAGACCACTGTTCAAGTTGGACTGTGTTTGATGTTTTACTATTGATGGCAACATTGTGTCACAAATGTAATTGTGTCAATTCAAGTCTC
It contains:
- the leng1 gene encoding leukocyte receptor cluster member 1, with amino-acid sequence MNILPKKSWHVRNKDNVARVRRDEAQAAEEEQEVQRRVERAEQEARTEHLRQKSRAALQQSGGWKDEGEGGERGGEGSGGVVEHLNLFPLEESSGKKGNAEYLKDQKDEKEREERAIGLLVSLGPQPGTEVTPWYMKTGHEEEKDEEKEKEKDNKGKRLPLSQEEKEKRDRRLKDMLDPLKEMKKALAVKDRKEHKSKKKEKRDRGERRSSGGESSIERLRAERLQREAEEKRRAQALLDQKNGTGKEKERXRETEEREMPYNSAYFPELARKRQRKDRNAWRDGIF